A single region of the Brachypodium distachyon strain Bd21 chromosome 3, Brachypodium_distachyon_v3.0, whole genome shotgun sequence genome encodes:
- the LOC100827497 gene encoding transcription factor MYB36, protein MGRAPCCDKATVKRGPWSPEEDAMLKAYIEEHGTGNNWIALPHKIGLKRCGKSCRLRWLNYLRPNIKHGDFTPEEDSTICSLYISIGSRWSIIAAQLPGRTDNDVKNYWNTKLKKRLLGGRRKGRGTHHRPQSDATNAETDGGANNDGEERSLSASAMERIQLCMQLQEMQNPLGISSHQYNPLQQQMWPNNHHQVPTQSNSSGSSSLNVTVAAEQGQSSSMNDQCNGFRQLETAAVDDGLASPSSPKNSNVVTIEAELQELLYGTTSTTTTDSVAVSQQGGADWWSYDQDRSAVNCWDFTPETSSVFQDYTSVYDI, encoded by the exons ATGGGTCGAGCACCGTGCTGCGACAAGGCGACGGTGAAGAGGGGGCCATGGTCACCGGAGGAGGACGCCATGCTCAAGGCCTACATTGAGGAGCACGGCACCGGGAACAACTGGATTGCGCTGCCACACAAGATTG GGCTGAAGAGATGTGGCAAGAGCTGCAGGCTGAGGTGGCTAAACTACCTGAGGCCCAACATAAAGCATGGGGACTTCACCCCGGAGGAGGACAGCACAATCTGCAGCCTCTACATTAGCATAGGGAGCAG GTGGTCAATCATAGCAGCACAGCTGCCAGGAAGGACTGACAACGATGTCAAGAACTACTGGAACACCAAGCTCAAGAAGAGGCtcctcggcggccgccgcaaGGGCCGGGGCACGCACCACCGACCCCAGAGCGATGCCACCAACGCCGAGACGGATGGCGGCGCCAACAACGACGGCGAGGAGCGGTCGCTCAGCGCGTCGGCGATGGAGAGGATCCAACTCTGTATGCAGCTGCAGGAGATGCAGAACCCTCTCGGCATCAGCAGCCACCAGTACAACCccttgcagcagcagatgtGGCCTAATAACCACCACCAGGTGCCCACACAGAGCAACAGCAGCGGTAGCAGCAGCCTCAATGTAACAGTAGCTGCCGAGCAGGGACAGTCTAGCTCTATGAACGACCAGTGCAACGGGTTtcggcagctggagaccgCTGCTGTGGATGACGGCCTGGCCTCTCCATCGAGCCCCAAGAACTCAAATGTCGTCACCATCGAGGCAGAGCTTCAGGAGCTGCTCTACGGCACAACATCGACGACAACGACCGACAGCGTCGCCGTCAGTCAGCAAGGGGGTGCGGACTGGTGGAGCTATGATCAGGACAGGTCAGCCGTGAATTGTTGGGACTTCACCCCTGAAACCAGCTCGGTGTTCCAGGACTACACATCTGTGTATGACATCTGA